A genome region from Patescibacteria group bacterium includes the following:
- the murB gene encoding UDP-N-acetylmuramate dehydrogenase, producing the protein MATMQEGVSLKPYTYLKVGGPARFLVDVKNEADLASAISFAKKQKIPFIVLGAASNIVVADSGFPGLVIRMQMRGIERKENTLRAEAGVPNAVLVARAVAEGLSGLEWAIGIPGTVGGSVRGNAGCFGGEVKGALQTVRVFNTDTGKTAEHDNDFCHFAYRESIFKKHPNFIVVSATFVLRPGDPEVSQRMVRHYTAGRSASQDIGESSAGCMFKNIAWPTSDAQRKHLLYLLPQLAEFTQFPTIPAGFLIDHLGLKGRAIGGVSISKKHGNYMINRGNARAEEVVMLVGLVKEYVHRKYDLHLQEEVQYIGF; encoded by the coding sequence ATGGCAACTATGCAAGAAGGCGTTAGCTTGAAACCTTATACTTATTTGAAAGTCGGCGGACCGGCGCGTTTTCTTGTCGATGTCAAAAACGAAGCAGATCTCGCAAGTGCGATCTCATTTGCTAAAAAACAAAAGATTCCCTTTATCGTTTTAGGCGCTGCTTCCAATATTGTGGTCGCTGACTCAGGCTTTCCAGGGCTTGTGATCCGTATGCAGATGCGAGGCATCGAGCGCAAAGAAAATACACTGAGGGCGGAGGCAGGTGTACCCAATGCGGTGCTCGTCGCGCGCGCGGTAGCCGAAGGTCTCTCAGGCCTCGAATGGGCGATCGGCATTCCCGGTACGGTTGGCGGATCAGTGCGGGGCAACGCTGGCTGTTTTGGAGGCGAAGTTAAGGGCGCACTTCAAACCGTGCGTGTATTTAACACCGATACTGGCAAGACAGCTGAACACGACAATGACTTTTGTCATTTCGCATATCGAGAGAGTATTTTTAAAAAACATCCAAATTTCATTGTGGTATCTGCGACTTTCGTGTTGCGCCCAGGTGACCCCGAGGTCAGCCAGCGCATGGTACGCCACTATACGGCAGGCCGCTCTGCGAGCCAAGATATTGGCGAGTCATCGGCTGGTTGTATGTTTAAAAATATCGCGTGGCCTACGAGTGATGCTCAGCGCAAGCATCTTTTGTATCTTTTGCCACAACTCGCTGAGTTCACGCAATTCCCGACGATTCCGGCAGGATTTCTCATTGATCACTTGGGTCTGAAGGGACGCGCGATCGGCGGCGTCTCCATCTCTAAAAAGCACGGCAATTATATGATCAATCGTGGCAATGCGCGGGCAGAGGAGGTGGTGATGTTGGTCGGGCTTGTCAAAGAATATGTACATCGCAAATACGATTTGCATCTACAAGAAGAAGTTCAATATATCGGTTTTTAA
- a CDS encoding HPF/RaiA family ribosome-associated protein, translating into MRTIIKGKQTDFTPAIRAYIEAKIIGPVTRIVGKSDALLEVELSRDSRHHRKGNVWWAEANLTIGKHLIRAEEEGEDPHTVIDELENEFLREIKSFKGKKQTKDIRIARRIKKVLKKI; encoded by the coding sequence ATGAGAACAATTATCAAAGGCAAACAAACAGATTTTACGCCAGCCATTCGCGCGTATATCGAGGCAAAGATTATAGGTCCCGTAACTCGTATTGTCGGTAAGAGCGATGCGTTGCTCGAAGTAGAGCTTTCGCGCGACTCTCGCCACCACCGCAAAGGTAATGTGTGGTGGGCAGAGGCAAATCTTACGATAGGCAAACATCTTATTCGCGCAGAGGAAGAGGGCGAAGATCCGCACACTGTCATTGACGAGCTCGAAAACGAATTTTTGCGCGAGATCAAATCTTTCAAAGGCAAAAAGCAAACCAAAGATATTCGTATTGCTCGTAGGATCAAGAAGGTTCTCAAAAAGATTTAG
- a CDS encoding exopolysaccharide biosynthesis polyprenyl glycosylphosphotransferase, producing MPLLCASFVSKDKAHNTSYDDDNTMTLGTYRTILLAVGDVAVFWFSLVITLFIRYGAEKFLDNFAIHILPFGVVFAVWILVFYITGLYEVRIIGKSEQLFKYLTYATLSGGIIAIALFYFVPAFTITPRTNLILDIIVTFAIMLCWRSLFAYAGRSTDKMRVLLVGSSPDIDELARTIEDYPYLGYTIKARCPEVTPHILELVSKHHIDIVVASKDNQTNDTLLQTLYEALHRGIRFVDVSVFYEMILGRIPVSLISKVWFLENIAETEKLFFETSKRGMDIFFAIILGIPTIVLMPFVALAIRLDSRGPIFIRQQRVGRMGKAFTLLKYRTMLALNPDGSAETHGAEWSQEGDVRITAVGKILRSTRIDELPQAWNILRGELSFIGPRPERPEFVGNLRKNIPYYDMRHLIRPGLSGWAQINPPYYYASHDDTILKLQYDLYYIKNRDLGLDLSIALKTLMVMLSRQGR from the coding sequence GTGCCGCTACTGTGCGCAAGTTTCGTTAGTAAAGACAAGGCGCACAATACCAGCTATGATGATGACAATACTATGACACTCGGCACCTATCGCACCATTTTGCTTGCCGTTGGCGATGTCGCCGTTTTTTGGTTTTCGCTCGTTATTACGCTCTTTATCCGCTACGGTGCTGAAAAATTTTTGGACAACTTTGCTATCCACATACTACCATTTGGCGTCGTGTTCGCGGTATGGATTCTTGTCTTTTATATTACAGGACTTTATGAAGTACGCATCATAGGTAAATCGGAGCAACTCTTTAAATATTTAACCTACGCGACTCTCTCGGGTGGCATTATCGCCATCGCCCTCTTTTACTTTGTACCAGCATTTACGATTACACCGCGAACCAATCTAATCCTCGATATCATTGTCACATTTGCCATCATGCTTTGCTGGCGATCTCTCTTTGCCTACGCGGGTCGTTCGACTGACAAAATGCGCGTACTACTCGTAGGGTCGTCCCCTGATATCGACGAGCTCGCGCGCACCATTGAAGACTATCCGTATCTTGGCTACACCATAAAAGCGCGCTGCCCTGAGGTAACACCGCATATCCTTGAACTCGTTAGTAAGCACCATATTGATATCGTGGTCGCGTCAAAAGATAATCAAACCAATGATACGCTCTTGCAAACACTCTACGAGGCACTGCACCGTGGCATACGATTTGTCGATGTCTCGGTGTTTTACGAGATGATCTTGGGACGCATCCCCGTATCATTAATATCTAAAGTATGGTTCTTGGAAAACATTGCGGAGACCGAAAAACTCTTTTTTGAAACCAGCAAGCGTGGCATGGATATCTTTTTTGCCATCATACTCGGCATACCCACTATAGTTCTCATGCCTTTTGTGGCACTCGCTATTCGTCTTGACTCGCGTGGCCCTATCTTTATCCGCCAACAACGCGTAGGACGCATGGGTAAAGCGTTTACCCTTCTTAAATATCGCACCATGCTCGCACTCAATCCGGATGGATCAGCCGAGACTCATGGTGCCGAATGGTCCCAAGAAGGAGATGTGCGTATCACTGCCGTAGGTAAAATATTGCGTTCAACACGCATCGATGAACTGCCACAAGCATGGAATATCCTGCGAGGAGAGCTTTCATTTATCGGGCCACGGCCCGAACGACCCGAGTTTGTTGGAAACCTCCGCAAAAATATCCCCTACTACGACATGCGCCATCTTATACGCCCCGGCCTTTCTGGGTGGGCACAAATCAATCCGCCCTACTACTACGCCTCCCACGACGACACTATCCTCAAACTGCAATATGATTTGTATTATATAAAAAATCGAGACCTTGGCCTCGATCTCTCCATCGCGCTCAAGACACTGATGGTAATGTTGTCACGCCAGGGACGTTAA
- the secA gene encoding preprotein translocase subunit SecA has protein sequence MGIFASLFSGSRTRAARAFLPIVEEINALEVEYKAKSNEDIRAEIAKMRAHPDLSREYLDEILPRVFAMVREASRRTSGKRHFDVQLLGGIALHKGTIAEMRTGEGKTLVATLPTALNALLGKGVHVVTVNDYLARRDAVWMGEIYHFLGLSIGCINHDTSFIYDPVYAEGSKEDKKRDDLGSFKVVDDYLRPTTRKEAYEADITYGTNNEYGFDWLRDNLAASVDGMRQREHYFAVVDEVDSILIDEARTPLIISAPDEEAESLYRVFSGIAPKLIRDTDYTVDEKHRAVLVNDEGISKVERILGISDMYSEKGVRYVRHLEQSLRAEALFIKDRHYVVKNNEIIIVDEFTGRMMPGRRWSEGLHQAVEAKENVEIQKESRTLATITFQNYFRMYEKLSGMTGTAETSREEFLKVYNLDVTVIPTHQPMVRRDHSDRIYQTEHGKFVAVAREIKKRHETGQPVLLGTASIEKNEILSAILTREGVPHHALNAKNHEREAEIIAQAGKLGAVTLATNIAGRGVDIILGGTPPVPEDAEKVRALGGLYVLGTERHEARRIDNQLRGRAGRQGDPGESCFFLSFEDDLLRIFASDRLKSLMGKLGIPEDEPVEAGLVTKSIEQAQTKIEGLHFDSRKHLLEYDDVLSKQRTAVYRMRREMLRASHDEIDAKVREFIAEFARGVHVAHETPEEAKKVFAGLLHKGDEELLIPESLDLPEGFISVLEAEYHVRMNTNRELFLQNARGLFLQIIDMFWRDHLEVMEYTRSSVGLRAYGQHDPLVEYKNEAHRLFKTFNANLANIFIENVFKINADAHIHYQESRMVTNEQRTVANRIVKDARTKDLGRNDLCYCGSGKKFKKCHGA, from the coding sequence ATGGGTATTTTTGCGTCTCTTTTTAGCGGTTCTCGTACGCGCGCTGCGCGCGCTTTTTTGCCTATCGTAGAAGAGATCAACGCACTCGAGGTTGAATATAAGGCAAAGTCCAACGAAGACATCAGGGCTGAGATCGCAAAGATGCGCGCTCACCCGGATCTTTCACGCGAATATTTAGATGAAATTTTACCTCGCGTATTTGCTATGGTGCGCGAGGCCTCGCGCAGGACTTCGGGCAAGCGACACTTTGATGTACAGCTTTTAGGTGGCATTGCGCTTCACAAAGGTACGATCGCTGAGATGCGAACGGGTGAGGGTAAGACTTTGGTAGCCACGCTTCCTACAGCGCTCAATGCGCTCTTGGGTAAGGGGGTGCATGTAGTCACTGTCAATGATTACCTCGCGCGCAGAGATGCGGTCTGGATGGGGGAGATTTACCACTTCCTCGGGTTATCTATTGGGTGTATCAACCACGATACTTCTTTTATATATGATCCAGTCTACGCAGAAGGTTCAAAGGAAGACAAGAAGCGTGATGATCTTGGTAGTTTTAAGGTAGTCGATGACTACCTTCGTCCGACGACGCGTAAAGAGGCATATGAGGCGGATATCACCTACGGCACCAACAACGAATATGGGTTTGATTGGTTGCGTGACAATCTTGCCGCATCTGTTGATGGTATGCGTCAGCGTGAGCACTATTTTGCGGTTGTCGATGAGGTAGACTCGATTTTAATTGATGAGGCGCGCACACCGTTGATCATTTCCGCACCCGATGAGGAGGCAGAGAGTTTGTATCGCGTATTTTCGGGTATCGCACCCAAACTCATACGAGACACTGACTACACGGTCGATGAAAAACATCGCGCAGTGTTGGTCAATGACGAAGGGATCTCCAAGGTTGAGCGTATCCTCGGTATCTCGGATATGTATTCAGAAAAAGGCGTGCGCTATGTGCGCCATTTAGAACAGTCACTTCGCGCGGAAGCTTTGTTTATCAAAGATCGCCACTATGTGGTTAAAAATAATGAGATTATTATTGTCGATGAGTTTACCGGTCGCATGATGCCGGGGCGTCGCTGGTCAGAGGGTCTTCATCAAGCGGTTGAGGCAAAAGAAAATGTCGAGATTCAAAAAGAATCACGCACGCTTGCAACTATCACCTTTCAAAATTATTTTCGTATGTACGAAAAGCTTTCTGGTATGACGGGTACTGCCGAGACTTCACGCGAAGAATTTTTAAAAGTATATAATCTTGATGTCACGGTTATCCCCACGCATCAACCCATGGTTCGCCGCGATCATTCAGATCGCATTTACCAGACCGAACACGGCAAGTTTGTGGCAGTTGCGCGTGAGATAAAAAAACGCCACGAGACAGGTCAACCGGTGCTACTCGGTACTGCATCGATCGAGAAAAATGAAATCTTATCAGCTATCCTTACGCGTGAGGGTGTACCTCATCACGCGCTCAACGCCAAAAATCATGAGCGTGAGGCAGAGATTATTGCGCAGGCAGGTAAACTTGGCGCGGTAACCCTTGCGACGAATATCGCCGGTCGCGGTGTCGACATTATCTTGGGTGGTACGCCACCAGTACCAGAAGATGCCGAGAAAGTCCGCGCGCTCGGCGGGTTGTATGTGCTTGGTACCGAGCGGCACGAAGCGCGTCGTATTGATAACCAGCTGCGAGGTCGCGCGGGCCGTCAGGGTGATCCGGGCGAGTCATGTTTCTTTCTATCATTTGAAGATGACCTCTTGCGTATTTTTGCATCCGACCGTCTCAAGAGTCTCATGGGTAAGCTCGGCATCCCTGAAGACGAGCCGGTGGAGGCGGGCCTTGTCACAAAATCTATCGAGCAAGCGCAGACAAAAATTGAGGGACTACATTTTGATTCACGCAAGCACTTACTCGAATACGATGATGTGTTGTCAAAACAGCGCACTGCCGTCTATCGTATGCGCCGAGAAATGCTACGCGCGTCACACGATGAGATAGACGCAAAGGTGCGCGAGTTTATTGCTGAGTTTGCGCGCGGCGTACATGTGGCTCACGAGACGCCAGAAGAAGCCAAAAAAGTATTCGCAGGACTTCTCCATAAGGGGGACGAAGAGCTTTTGATACCCGAGTCACTCGATCTTCCCGAAGGATTTATCTCGGTACTCGAAGCTGAATATCATGTGCGCATGAATACCAACCGTGAGCTCTTTTTGCAAAATGCGCGTGGACTTTTTTTGCAGATCATCGATATGTTCTGGCGTGATCATTTGGAAGTTATGGAATATACCCGTTCGTCAGTAGGCCTTCGTGCGTATGGTCAGCACGACCCGCTCGTAGAATACAAAAACGAAGCTCATCGACTTTTCAAGACATTTAACGCGAACCTCGCCAATATCTTTATCGAAAATGTATTCAAGATAAACGCTGATGCACACATTCATTATCAAGAATCACGCATGGTGACCAACGAACAGCGCACGGTGGCCAACCGCATCGTCAAAGACGCTCGTACCAAAGACCTCGGCCGCAACGATCTCTGCTACTGCGGATCAGGCAAGAAGTTCAAAAAGTGCCACGGGGCGTAG
- a CDS encoding ABC transporter ATP-binding protein: protein MQSPWPDNIAKSTSPFRFLLASSRPYRLWMMLALGAVVLAASSSVAIPYAFKAIVDAATRSAYDDLAWGAVAYIAITLGSNLLWRASGFAGMRWVTGVRATGRYMLTSYVTRHSHQYFSDRFAGSLSSKITHAANGVKDIVDQLLWSFLGFIVSVIASFIIVFATNASIAYIFLAWVAVITPLNVALSRRRIPISADTQRAETALSGATVDMLTNMGAVEEYAHRPFELERIKKFITDRRTTGLRNWTYGETVLTINNLLQAVFIGAMIFGVITLARAGSITAGDIILILTVVVFMEDRLTFIGNKFNSFADVWGTVEESLSDILVDHSVTDKPDAKDITIGKGEIVFDNISFDYGGMHVFENLSFAISAGQKVGLVGRSGAGKSTLIKLLLRHYDLNGGAIKIDGADISGITKESLRRAIAVVPQEPMLFHRSIRHNIEYGKDHATAEEVERAARLAESHEFILAIPQGYEALVGERGVKLSGGQRQRIAIARVFVKDAPLLLLDEATSSLDSESEVAVQKALLNLMQGRTVIAIAHRLSTLRAMDRLIVLDRGKIVEDGTHDQLVKKKGLYAALWAHQAGGFLTEED, encoded by the coding sequence ATGCAGTCACCATGGCCTGACAATATAGCAAAAAGCACGAGCCCGTTTCGGTTTTTGCTTGCATCCTCACGCCCGTATCGCTTATGGATGATGCTGGCGCTTGGCGCGGTTGTGCTTGCCGCATCGAGTTCGGTGGCGATTCCTTATGCGTTTAAAGCGATTGTCGATGCCGCAACGCGTTCGGCATACGACGATCTTGCATGGGGGGCGGTGGCGTACATCGCTATCACGCTTGGCTCAAATCTTTTGTGGCGAGCCAGCGGCTTTGCCGGCATGCGATGGGTGACGGGCGTGCGCGCCACCGGTCGCTATATGCTAACCTCGTATGTGACGCGTCACAGCCATCAATATTTTTCTGACAGATTTGCAGGATCCCTCTCAAGTAAAATCACGCACGCGGCAAATGGTGTCAAAGATATTGTCGATCAGCTGCTCTGGTCGTTTCTTGGGTTTATCGTCTCAGTGATTGCAAGTTTTATTATCGTGTTTGCTACCAACGCGAGTATTGCTTATATTTTTCTCGCATGGGTGGCGGTTATCACACCACTCAATGTGGCGCTCTCACGCCGGCGTATACCAATATCCGCTGATACTCAAAGAGCCGAAACCGCTCTTAGTGGGGCTACGGTTGATATGCTAACCAATATGGGAGCGGTAGAAGAATATGCGCACCGTCCTTTTGAGCTTGAGCGTATCAAAAAATTTATTACGGATCGTCGCACCACTGGGTTACGCAACTGGACCTATGGCGAGACGGTTTTGACCATAAATAATCTTTTGCAGGCGGTATTTATTGGCGCTATGATTTTCGGCGTCATCACGCTCGCGCGCGCGGGCAGTATTACGGCAGGCGATATTATCTTGATTCTAACCGTAGTGGTTTTTATGGAAGATCGCCTTACCTTCATTGGCAACAAGTTTAATAGTTTCGCCGATGTGTGGGGTACCGTAGAAGAAAGTCTCTCTGATATTTTGGTAGATCATAGCGTGACTGATAAGCCAGACGCAAAAGACATCACCATTGGCAAGGGTGAGATTGTATTTGATAACATCTCATTTGATTACGGCGGCATGCATGTGTTTGAAAATCTTTCGTTCGCTATCTCTGCAGGACAAAAGGTGGGATTGGTAGGTCGGTCAGGTGCGGGTAAATCGACACTTATAAAGCTTTTACTGCGTCACTATGACTTGAATGGTGGTGCTATCAAGATTGATGGAGCTGATATTTCAGGTATTACCAAAGAAAGTTTGCGTCGCGCTATTGCTGTTGTACCCCAAGAGCCCATGCTTTTTCATCGTTCAATCAGGCACAATATTGAATATGGCAAAGACCACGCGACAGCCGAAGAGGTAGAACGCGCCGCGCGTCTTGCCGAATCTCACGAATTTATTTTAGCGATTCCGCAAGGATATGAGGCGTTGGTAGGTGAGCGCGGGGTAAAACTTTCGGGCGGCCAGCGCCAGCGTATCGCGATCGCGCGCGTATTCGTCAAAGACGCACCACTCTTGTTGCTCGATGAGGCAACGAGTTCACTTGATAGTGAGAGTGAGGTAGCGGTACAAAAGGCGCTTCTCAATCTCATGCAGGGGCGTACGGTCA